The Opitutaceae bacterium genome contains a region encoding:
- a CDS encoding TrbI/VirB10 family protein has protein sequence MKTLWPFLKSPTGNVTVFMVLVAVGGLMIYRGNARERARAEQMTTVAGEENPAQRHTFARDGQPLKIPAPLPRAGERQAADVRSGESRPHAARQSNDGKKEKEARPVVLPISVYSGSGDATPTLSKNYAPFGRMIPCETVITLESSKLDTPVVGLVTEDVWHDGRLVIPAGTEVHGRASLDRSRERIAASGRWVVVWRDGSPFNGTELVLNGIALDRQKDDVTGEFGMRDGSAGLVGQLIKSDNWQEIKLFASTFLAGMASGLQEMRNQGTAFGDTVQVPVASGRNAALQGTSDVLNLYAQRIQEVIARDGFYVRVPAGKQFYLYVTETIDQATGTRGNQRIAEIWRNENANK, from the coding sequence ATGAAAACCCTCTGGCCATTTCTCAAATCGCCGACCGGCAACGTCACCGTGTTCATGGTGCTGGTCGCCGTGGGTGGATTGATGATCTATCGGGGCAACGCTCGCGAGCGGGCGAGAGCGGAGCAAATGACCACGGTGGCGGGCGAAGAGAACCCTGCGCAGCGGCATACATTTGCCCGCGATGGGCAGCCACTCAAAATCCCCGCACCATTGCCACGAGCGGGCGAGCGCCAGGCCGCCGATGTCCGCAGTGGTGAGTCGCGGCCTCATGCCGCGCGCCAATCGAATGATGGCAAGAAAGAGAAAGAAGCTCGCCCGGTAGTCCTGCCGATCAGTGTTTATTCCGGCTCGGGTGATGCGACCCCAACCCTCTCGAAAAACTATGCGCCTTTCGGCCGCATGATCCCGTGTGAAACGGTCATCACCTTGGAATCTTCAAAGCTCGATACTCCCGTGGTGGGACTCGTCACCGAAGATGTCTGGCACGATGGCCGGTTGGTCATTCCGGCAGGGACGGAAGTTCACGGGCGCGCGTCGCTCGATCGCTCGCGCGAACGCATCGCGGCATCCGGTCGGTGGGTCGTCGTATGGCGGGACGGTAGTCCCTTCAACGGCACGGAGCTGGTCTTGAACGGCATCGCTCTGGATCGGCAGAAGGATGACGTGACCGGCGAATTCGGTATGCGTGATGGCTCCGCCGGTCTCGTCGGCCAGCTCATCAAGTCGGACAACTGGCAGGAAATTAAACTCTTCGCCTCCACATTTCTCGCCGGCATGGCGAGCGGGTTGCAGGAGATGCGCAATCAAGGGACTGCGTTTGGCGACACCGTGCAGGTGCCGGTCGCTTCCGGGCGCAACGCCGCTTTGCAGGGGACTTCCGACGTGCTGAATCTTTACGCCCAACGCATCCAAGAAGTCATTGCGCGGGATGGCTTCTACGTCCGCGTGCCTGCCGGAAAACAGTTCTATCTCTATGTGACAGAAACCATCGACCAAGCAACCGGCACGCGGGGCAACCAGCGCATCGCCGAAATTTGGAGGAACGAAAATGCGAATAAATAA
- a CDS encoding tyrosine-type recombinase/integrase: MPLFISREGDESDNLRPLTRESVRRILHAAFAAAAIENVGRLGTHTLRKTWARKFYKNSGNDLTILKAALNHSDVSVTVKYLEVDGEDVMAAIAKCDFTRKRPAFRLVTEATRTAAAVA, translated from the coding sequence ATGCCCCTCTTCATCAGTCGCGAAGGCGATGAGTCAGACAACCTGCGTCCACTTACTCGTGAAAGCGTCCGCCGTATCCTCCATGCGGCCTTCGCGGCAGCAGCCATCGAGAACGTCGGGCGCCTAGGCACGCACACATTGCGCAAGACTTGGGCAAGAAAGTTCTACAAGAACAGCGGGAACGACCTGACGATTTTGAAGGCGGCGCTGAATCACAGCGACGTCTCCGTCACCGTGAAATACCTCGAGGTCGATGGTGAAGATGTGATGGCTGCGATTGCGAAGTGTGATTTCACGAGAAAGAGGCCAGCATTTCGTCTTGTTACTGAAGCAACTCGAACGGCGGCCGCGGTCGCATGA
- the mobF gene encoding MobF family relaxase translates to MITVGVIRSGATYLASHLRKNDYWAEGEKEVEGEWIGLSAQSMNLQGPVTAAPFEALRLNRHPETGEPLTPRDALERTAFFDIQLSAPKDVSVLAMVGGDERVKAAFVESVHCALREMERYAAVRERRGDAATSEEFRLTGNYVGAVFFHDASRDLDPQLHAHAVLANVTFDPARKQWMALQPAEMLRASPYLRQVLYRELGSRLRALGYEVENMSAVGFNLKGLKHLRARFSKRSKHVEQLAQEFAQQKGRQPTKKEREILVRDSREQKLTKISTDLVRQRQRAQLTESEMRDLQALITRARPQPLRPATSLGNPREIIDSALRHVYERVSVAREGLIYATALSLHPHFNRWQELRPVLENMRTPSVRSTRRAVNESRSPKR, encoded by the coding sequence ATGATCACTGTGGGCGTTATTCGAAGCGGAGCGACTTACCTCGCGAGCCATCTGCGCAAGAATGATTATTGGGCGGAAGGCGAGAAGGAGGTCGAGGGCGAATGGATCGGGCTCTCGGCTCAATCGATGAACTTGCAAGGACCGGTCACCGCCGCGCCGTTCGAGGCGTTGCGTTTGAACCGTCATCCCGAAACGGGCGAGCCGCTCACGCCGCGCGACGCACTCGAGCGAACGGCCTTCTTCGATATCCAGCTGTCTGCGCCCAAGGACGTGAGCGTGCTGGCGATGGTCGGCGGAGACGAACGCGTGAAGGCCGCCTTCGTCGAATCCGTGCATTGCGCGCTGCGGGAGATGGAGCGCTACGCGGCCGTACGCGAACGTCGCGGAGATGCAGCGACCTCCGAGGAATTTCGCCTGACGGGAAACTACGTCGGCGCCGTGTTCTTTCACGATGCGAGCCGCGATCTCGATCCCCAACTCCACGCCCATGCCGTGCTGGCCAATGTCACCTTCGACCCGGCCCGCAAGCAATGGATGGCCCTGCAACCCGCCGAAATGCTGCGCGCCTCGCCTTACCTTCGCCAGGTGCTCTATCGCGAACTCGGCTCTCGGCTTCGCGCCCTCGGCTACGAAGTCGAAAACATGTCGGCGGTCGGCTTTAACCTCAAGGGATTGAAACACCTGCGCGCGCGCTTCTCCAAGCGCTCGAAACACGTCGAGCAACTCGCGCAGGAATTCGCGCAACAGAAGGGCCGTCAACCGACGAAGAAGGAACGCGAAATTCTCGTCCGCGATTCCCGCGAGCAGAAGCTAACGAAGATCAGCACGGACCTCGTGCGCCAGCGGCAACGCGCTCAACTCACCGAATCGGAGATGCGGGACTTGCAGGCCCTGATCACACGGGCCCGCCCGCAACCGCTCCGACCGGCGACGAGCCTCGGCAATCCGCGCGAGATCATCGACTCCGCTCTTCGTCATGTTTACGAGCGCGTCAGCGTGGCTCGCGAGGGTTTGATTTACGCCACGGCCCTGAGCCTTCATCCCCATTTCAACCGTTGGCAGGAACTTCGGCCGGTCTTGGAGAACATGAGAACGCCCTCGGTCAGGTCGACGCGTCGCGCGGTCAACGAATCGAGGTCGCCCAAGCGCTAG